A region of the Deltaproteobacteria bacterium genome:
GAATGGGTTCGTGATTGAGATAAGCGGATCCAAAGATATATTCAACACCGCCATTTTCAAAGGCAGCGACCTGGTCATCCAGGATATTTCTTCCCGGGAAATAAACAATCTCATCCCTTCCTGGTACCAAAAGCAGGTCCGGTCTCCTGCTTACCTGATCTTGCTACCGATAACCATCAACAAAAAAAGCATCGGCCTGGTTTGTCTTGAAGGAGAACAAAAAGGCTTCAAGGATATCTCGAAGGCCGATCTCAATTACTTGAGAATCCTTCGGGACCAGATCGTCGTGGCCGTCAGTCAGTTGGCCTCTGAAAAGTAATCCGGCTTTCAA
Encoded here:
- a CDS encoding GAF domain-containing protein; protein product: DDLKIIETFFPREEEEAETIFSKGIQDINSSILQPFALNDVIRIALETIHRGLQKAGISRTLFFVRDTQKPIMRIRSGFGDRIEEARNGFVIEISGSKDIFNTAIFKGSDLVIQDISSREINNLIPSWYQKQVRSPAYLILLPITINKKSIGLVCLEGEQKGFKDISKADLNYLRILRDQIVVAVSQLASEK